AAGCGTAAAAGCGCAGATGTCAGATGAAGGGCACAGTGAACCACTCTCAAACTCATCGATAGTTCACCATATCTAGAGCAATCACACCACTCGCCAGTGGATACAAGTAGGGAAAGAAAATGCACCCACGAGTGTACGTAATCTGGTCCAATGATTAACGGTGTTGGACAAGTGTTTGACTATTGCAGCATTCCCTAATTAAGGATCGACTTGGGCCTACACGATGTATTGAGAGATAGAAAAACAATGGCATTTTGATGCAAATCTTGTGGCATAACGAAAATTTATTAATTTACGGAAATTTATCGCAAGACAATGGGGGAAGGTTCTTAGCTGCGGTGGCACATCCATCCCCATCCTCCATCCTCTCTCTACGTACTACCCAACACTCACGTAGCTTAGGCGCGTTCCTTTCCTGGTTCCTATCCAAGACTTCAAAACGGCAATTACGATTCAGCAGATAGGCCGCAGCATTCGTGCCCCACGTACTCCCTACCGGCACGTACGTACCAGCGCGCAAGTCGACAGATCAGCATCTCGCgaaagcgatcgatcgatcgagcgtgGCGCACGGAGGTGAGAATATCGCGCGCGGCGAACGAGCTGCGAGGCCCCCCCGGCAACAGCAGCGGCCTCCCCCCACATTCGCGGCCGCGGGACTTGTCTGTCCCGGTTGGCAGTGGCAGCAACAGCCCAACCGTTTTGCTTGCTACCTACGGAGAGTAGTCCTCCAtcagttaaaaaaaacaaatatacttcctccgtttcacaatgtaagtcattctaacatttttcatattcatattaatattaatgaatctagatatatattttctaacatttcccacatttatattgatgtcaatatgaatgtaaaaaatgttagaatgacttacattgtgaaacggagagagtagtattgaatatgacatattctaaaACAATGAATTTGGACAGAGGTATAGTAGTACTAGCATGTGTTATATCCAGTACTAGGTTGtgtttttataggacggagggagtacgtactacgtaggctgtgtttagatccaaactttcaactttttctatcacatcaatttatcatacacacaacttttcagtcacatcgtaccaatttcaacccaaacttttaactttaaaAGGAAAAACACAGCCGTACAGTACACGCTCTTCACTTCTCTGCTTCGATTTCGATCAATCGGACTCCGAGCCGACCACCACGTCGCCTCGCGAAAGGCACCTCCGCTCTGTAGCGTTGACGATCAATGGCAGCTGTGCCCAGGGCTAGGCTAGGCTGCTAGAAGTAAAGGCGACCAACAGCAACAGACAGCAGCCGCCCAGATTGCACACTCTCTACTCCTCGTACCAACCATCCAAATGGACACAAGAATATAGAGTGCCATGGCTCGTTAGCGAGCGTTGCGAGCTAATTAACCGTACGTGCGATTGCCGGGAGAGAAGCCAGCCGCTGGCCTTCGCTGCGGCGCGCGCGGTGTGGCAACGACGAGCAAGCAAGGGGGCAGGTCATGGCTTTGTCCTTGAACTGAGAAGGTGAGTGCTCTTGCATGCTCTTCTTTTGAGTGACGCAAACTGCTTGGTTTCTTTGAGTAATCAGTTGGATCTTGGTTCATGAGGCTTTGCTGATTCAAACAGAACATGTTTTAAGACTGGTCTCGCAGAGGAGAAAGTCTGGTGGCGCCACATGCATGTTTGATCGCCgcgttctattttttttttttaaaacaacacGCATGCATGTGCCGGAAGAATTAACTTGTTTGGAGTCCGTCCTTGAGAATTTCAGAATGAGATCACTCTTTACGAGTACTAGCAGTTTCGATGTCGGTATATGGAATTCACATGACTGGCCGATGGCCTGATGCGCTTTGATGTTCATCTTTGCACCTCAAAACTAGTTGGTCGATCGTCAGTTCGTCACTCGTTTAGTTTTACGCAATTATGCGGGTCTTTCAGATGACAATGCTACTAGTACTTCCTCATTAATTCAGTATCACACTCTTTAGTCCCTTACTTTGcacttaagattttttttaataaaagaaaaCCCTGATCATGTTCGGAGTGGACGAATGGTGTTTGTTGTTTGGTCTGATGACCTCATGTGTCAAGCTAATAATTTGTTCATATCCAGCAATAGTTTTTTTCTATCATGCCCCCAAGTAGACCAGTACATTTCATACTCCTTGGTTCTGTTTGGTGAAGCTTGTAGCAGTTTATTTCAAAATCTTTAGTCACCCAAAATTTTTACCTACATTGTGAGGAAAACTCAGCTTTTCCAGATACTGCTATGTTAAGCTCTTTCTGGATCAGGCCTTTGCATGTATCTCTCTCTCTTGACACAAAGGCTGAGCTGCTGAGGCTATGTTGTCTCCTGTGCTCTCCAAACCCGAAGCCAGACTAGTCCAGCACCATTGCGCTAACACACAAAtacccaaccgcaaaaccagatatccagcATCTtataactaatcaaaaccggttaCAATTGGtgctttggtggttttgacccaggttttgtcctacgtggcagctgagtcagcgtgggacccatgcgagcctcacatgtcaggatgccacgccatctctctcccctcctttctctctccctctctctctcactctcactctcactctcactcttctcttctcttctcttctaatTCACCGGTCATGCCGGTCGGCCGAAGCAGAAGCAAGAGCCACTGGTGGAGGGGCTAGGGGGGTTTCGTCGCCAGCGATGGCCTAGATGGAGTTGAGCGTTGGTGGTGGCGGTGTTCCGTGACCCGCCGCAGTGTTTTCGCATCGGGGTGCAGCAGATTGTGAGCACCACCTCTCGTCAtcgccttctccttcttcccCGCCACCGGCGTCGAACTCGCGTTGGAGGAGCGCGGCCTCATCGGAGACATGGCTGCCGCCATGAGGATTACAAACGCGaggcagccgccgtcgccgccgctgcctttgCAGTCGACGTCATCACCCGTGCAGTTGCTCCCCCGCCGCCTGCGCCCACCGGTTGCCGCCCGTACAGCTGCTCCCTCGTCGGTGCCCgtgaaaaagagaggagagaggaagagaagtggagaggggaggagaagaagaggctgacgcgtggggctcACGTGGGTCCCTCACTGAGTCAGCTACCACATCAGATAAAACCGGAATCAAAACCGTCGAGAAACctaatttgcactggttttataagttggggaTACGTCATATCTGGTTTCGCGGTTTATGGACGATTTTATATCTTGATGACAAGTGTATGGTCTGAGCGTCCAAAACTGGACCCATCTTAATTTGCTTTGAGAAAACTAGGCCCAGCTTAATTTGTTCTTGGCCCAGGCCCCTTATTCTGGTCTCTTCCCCGAAACTGGGAAAAGGATCGAGCCCGAACGGCGAACACGGCCGAGAAAGATCCGGTCTTCCATATACCACAATCGTGAAGCAGAGAGCGAACTTTGCGCAGGccacggcgtcgacggcgatggGCTCCgaggcgccgcctcccgcgcgacGCGGTTATGCCGACGCCCCCCGCCGCTATGAGTCTCGttggcggagggaggaggatgcggTCCTCCTGGCTGCGGCGCCCGCGCGGGCGCGTACAGGCACCTGGCCGGTGCACGTCCCCCTCTCGCCGGGGCGTCCGGCCTGTAGTAGATTGGCGGCAGGATGCTTCTGGATGGGTCGACGGTGAGGCTCGCGTCGTCGCGTCTACGCCGAGTCACTTCCATGTGAGCAGCCAATTGGGTACCCATATGCTACAGTGTTTTCACTAGACCGCTTCTGCCGCTAGTATAGGGATCTGGACTTGCTCACTTGGTCCTATGTAGTTTGGATGGCATGGGATATTGGTTATTGAGATATATTTTTAGTAAGTTGTTAGTCGTAActgttaattttattaaattatttctATTCTTCACTTGGATTAGTTTGATATGCTGCATAACTCAATTGTACCAACCGGTGGTTTGCTATTTGTTTGTAGTTAATTGTTGTAGAATGGAGCATCTGTTAATTTtgacatagtttttttttgttactctGTTCAGTTTTCCGTTAAAAGATTCCATAAATTTTATGGCCCTGTTtattagttcacaccaaacttcccccaaacttccaactttccatcacatcacatcacatccaaaacttttctacacacataaactctaaacttttttttccaaaccaccaactttccccaaacttctccccaatttcagGAATAATTTATTTATGACTGTTACtgtgtttcaactttcaacGAACCACTTACTATAGTAGTACTACCTAACATCAGAGTCTAATAAGATTTGGTTTTCATGGTGTTTCAGAAGGTGCATGATAACGCGCCACACGTGAAACTATATTCATGAGGGATGACTGAAATGGAGGATTCCTTAAGATCCTGCACAGAGCAGCTACTCCGTGTTAGAGAAGAGAAAGAACGCCTTATCATCGAAGCAGCTGATAAGATCTCTTTGGAGCAGAAGAAAGTGTGGAGTCTGCAGCAGAAGTTAGAAGATGCAAATAAGCGGTTTGCAAAGGTCACCACTGAAAACTACAATCTTCGCAATATTGTCAACTCCAAGGATAAGGTGATCACTGAGCTGAGTGAGTCTGCAGCACTCCTGAACCAAAAGTTAATTGATGCCACAGCCAGACTTGAATTCACACACAAACAGTGTGGCTCTCTTCAGTATGAGGTGCGCATCCTTCAGAAGGAACTCGAGATTCGGAACAAAGAGCGGGAGTTTGACCTCAAATCAATTGATGCTGCCCAGAAGCATCAGCAGGAAAGCACCAAGAAGATTACTGCATTGGAAACTGAATGCCAGAGGCTGCGGACCATGGTCCAGAAGCGTCTTCCTGGGCCTGCGGCTTTGGCGAAAATGAAAGATGAGGTTGAGCGACGGGGCAGTAATTGTGTTGAGAACAGAAGGAGAAAGCCACGTTCATCTGCACAGTCATCACCGCAGGTGGTGACTCCAAGGCATCCTGTTTCTGAAGGTTACCTTGTCAAGATGCAGGAATTGGATGATGAAAACAGACACCTCAGGCAATTGTTGGCCAAGAAGGAGAATGACCTCCAGTTTGTGCAGTTGCAGTATGCAGATGAAGCATCGAAGCTGTCAGTAGTGCAAGGGCAGCTCAAGGAGTTGGTTGGTAGCCATGAACTGGATGACGACAACCGTCCTGAACCATGGGCAAATAGTTCTTTAGTTTCCAAAGGAGAGCATTTTAGAGTTGGGAAGCAACATGCATCTCACAGTAGGGGAAGAAGAATAGCAGGATCTGACATGCAGTTGCTTGTAGATATATCGGAGATAGAGAAGCTTGAAATGATTTCAAGGCCTTCAAGTGCGCCACATCAATGCGTGCCAGATGCTTCTGATACAGAGTCCAAAACTGCCCTGACAGAAACAGTTTGCCAAGATCGAATCCTTGAAGATGGTCTATCTGACAAGTATCCCGAGTGGATTCAAGATGTTTTGGAACTTATCATAAAGAAGCATCAAGTCCTTAAAATAAGCGTCGATATCATTATTGATGAAATAAGATCTGCATTGAGGACTGAGATTTCAGACAAAGGAAATGATGCTGCAAATGTGACATATGACCAGGCAGTAATAGACAGCATGGTGGCTACTCTTGTTGAAAGAGTGAGTTGCATGATCGAAAGATCTTCTGGAAACAATGTTCTGAGTTCTCAATCATTTTTGCATGAGAAATCTGAACTCACTTGTCATCTTGAGCACCTTATCTGTGTATGTAGTGATGTACTGGATGGAAAGGCCAATCTTCGAAAGTTCATCGAAGAAGTTTGCTTAACCCTCGAGTGGACAGTGAACCAATATATTTATTGTGTCGATGCTCTCGAAACTGTGGATTGCATCACAAATGATTTCGATGGAAATGTATCTCTTAGATCATTAAACATGCAGGAAAAACAACAAATGCAAAGCACAAATCCGAAAGTGGCTGTAGGAGTTCAACAAGAGGTACAGAAAGAACCGTTTCTGATCCCTGGTGACCCCGTAGAAAATCATTCTCAGGTTCAGTTTGTCACTTGTAAGCTTGATAAGGAACTGCTGGCTGTTAGGCAAGATCATGGTGATAATTGTCAAGAAAAGCAGTCAGTACATTATAAAGAAGAAAGGTAACTATTTCTGAGAACCATCAATCATGTAACTATTTTCAGCACTGTACACTATTATTGAGAATCATCCAACATAAATATGTAACATCTATTTTATGATACAGTGCTACGGCTGATGGGAGCATGCAATTGTTACcagaagaagaggggaaacaacTAACAGTAATATCTTATGTCCTTCTAAACGTTCTtatgtttttttgtttgtaaattAATACACATCTGAAATCTGATGTTTCAATTCACAAGTTGAACTTCACAACATTCCTTGTTTAGCTGAGCACCACAATGCCCATAGCTATCACTCAATCACTATCGCATGATTCCTTAgacattttatttttctattttatacaTATTCCATCAAATGTTCAAGGTGCAGTTTATGTAGCAAGTGTTGATTAAAGGCCTACTACTGAATAAATATAGTTGTACACTTGCATGACACTGGGCTATCCATTAGTGAGCTTTGAATAAGCGCAATAATTGTGAAGTATATTTTCTAGTCATTTTCATGTTGGTATGATGAGAACCATAATGGTTGCAACTCTTGCAGAATTCGGCAATATCCGCAGCAGCTGATAAACTTGCAGAGTGCCAAGAAACAATTACAAGCCTAAGCAAGAAACTGCAGGCGCTAAAATGTCCAGCAAATGCGGATGCTGTAGACAAAAGAAAGTCTGATAACTTGCACCTGTTAGTTGCAAATCAGAATTTTAGTTCTCCCCCATCCATAGAAGCAGCATGCAAGAAAGAGAACGATGAACGTGTTACAACTGAAAAGAACCTTCTACAGGAGCAAGATGTTGGCACTGGCCATAAAGTTGATAACAATGGTTCAACACAAATCGCTCCTCGTCCCGTGATCCCCAAGTCGCCACTAACCACTGTTTCTGTTGAtatgaagaagaggaagaaaaagaagcagGGTGGGAGCTTGCTGAGTAGACTCATCTTTGGGAAGAAGGCATAAAACAGCTCCTTGGCTGCTAGCCTGCTACGCTCCTCTGATTAAGTTGTTAGTGCATCCAGCAGTGCTGGAGCTTGTTCTTCTAAGTTATTCCGATCCCATGTCCAATAAGAGGGGGCAATGCTACGTagctaaaatataatttatcgGTTATGTCATATGTGTTGCGACGTGATCAACACTATATGTTTGTAAAATCCTGTTCCAGACATATGCATATGGTCTTATGATTGGTGGATTTATTATGGTACGGGGTACTAAAATTGTGCTGTGCTGTACTGATGTTGGATGGCTTTCCGAGAGGCACGGGCATTGCGGGTCGAATACGGAATACATATAGGTAGAGCCCTGGTTCGGCCCCATGCTGTGCATTCAAGTGTGCTGTACTTCCTTCCCATGACCTAAGCAAAAAGCTTGTAGCAACATGTGATCGATCGGTACCATGGTTTATGGTTAGGCTAGCTTAGCTGGTGCAACTTCATCTCACTCACCTTGGTCGTTGCATGCACATAAAGaacaaagaaaaatatagaaCAAAATAGCGAGGAGGGTGGCTCTCAGGCTCTGTGCCGAAGTTCTATGAGCAAGCTactactaagggtgtgtttagttcacgtcaaaattagaagtttggttgaagtTGGAACAATGtaacgaaaaagttagaagtttgtgtgtgtataaaagttttgatgtaatgaaaaagttgaaagtttgaagaaaaaattagaaactaaaccaggccacACCCTAAAAAGCGGATAGCGGGGCGGCAAATTCCTATGCGTAGCAGATAGCGGGTGATATTATGGATGCTTATATTTCAatagaaaaatcataaaaaaaactaaaatatgtaAATTGTGTATATTCACTTTTTGTCAGACTATTTTACTCgttaaaattataaattgtaGATTAgtgtttaatttatattttgttATAACATAgccaagtaaaaaaatatttattttataacatATACCAAATAATGGATGATATTTTTGCACATAGCCCCCGTAATATTCTCTTCGCTATTTTAATAGCGCAACACCATCGCGCTATCACTATTACGGCCAGCCGCTATTTAGTACTACACCCGTcttaaaataaaactattttttatttacctcccaatctcaatcaatcacaataattttctatttaatttcttcacttaattcttttctctttttttttgatattcctatatttttcttgaTCAATCATAATCTtagtttcattatttttttagataatggattttaTTTAAACCGGCCTTTATATTCACAAAGTATACACACCAACTTTCATTATttctatctatttttttaatatctgTGTCTAAATAAACAATACTTATAGCCGTACTCCTTCCGTTCCGTTTCGTAAGAAACCAATCTAGTACTGAACGTGGTATTTTAGTATTTTAGtactatgaatttagacatatctcCGGTTCtaaattcgttttattttttggatGGAGAAAGTACTAGGAGTACCACGGTTACAAGTACAACTAGGAGTATAGCCTAATCTTACCGTACAGCGACACACCCACACTCTCCGAGACAATAGCAGTAGCCAGCAGCAAAAACACAATCGCCGCGACGGCGTACTCAAGGCTCACAGCGACAGCGCCCTGCCGCGCACGGCGCCTCTCAATCTCCCCCCACCCCACCTCCCCCCTTGCGCGAGGACGGTGCACATGCTTCGCTGCTGTTTGGGCGCGGTACGGGCACCGCGCGTATGTACGTGTACGTgcacggcggcacggcgcggtgCATATATACAACCCCCAATCCCGAGCAAGAGGCAACCCCACCAGCGACTGCGGCCGTGGCTGCGGTTAGTTGTGGCAGAGCCCGTGACCGATCGATCGCTCGGTCGCTGCTCCACCCGCGCGCTCGATTCGAGCACGAGcgcctttttttcctttttgttcttTTGCGCGGCCCGCCGGAAGCGTCGGTTTGGCCGGACGCGGAGACTCACTCGATCAACCGATCGGTTTGGTTCGCAGCTAACGCCGatcgagaggacgacgacgactacgGATTGCTATACGCGGACGGAATATGGATGCGCTAACTGTagtcgaagaaaaaaaaatagtacgaGTATACCGTATACGTACTACGTAGTAGTGTCTTCCGAGCAGGGGAAGAAAGAAACCAAAGGGCGCGACAACTAGGCCGCGGAGGTAAAGCGCGAAAGGGCCTCCTCAACCACCGTACGTCGTAACCACCGCTCTAGGTCTCTAACCTCCGCGCTTATGCACGTAGCTAGCTGAGCCGACTTCACCGGTGGGAGTTTCGCTAACAACGTTTCACGTGTGCCCGATTGAAGTTAATGTGAAACGTTGATGATGCATAGCCTTGTTTAGCAGAACAGAGTTAATTAAATCATTGGACCCCCTGAAACCTGAACTAATTAAGTGGTAGTACTAAGTACATTAGGTGATTAGGAGGAATGGCGCGGCAAGCATAGCTGCTAGTAGAACGGATGTCGTTTTCTCTTCCTATCCTCATGCATACGTATTTTCAATGGTGCCGGCCATAGGATAACGCATTCGGCACCCGAATTGCCTAATCGCGACGACATTGTCTGTCCCCTTTGCTTACGACATTCCCGGTAAGATAGCCAGGGAGCTTGTATTTTTCTGGCACGACATTGGCGCATACGTACAATTATGGATGTAACATCTTGCGCGCCATCACGTGGTCCATCATCGTAGTTAGGCCACTGCATGCATAATAATGCAATCCGATACCATTGCATAgtaacaatatttttttctcttgaaataaaatattttattggcAGACACTCAAGAAGACAGTGAGCAGACGACATGGTTGAACTGTCAAATGCTACTAGTAACTGACTTGTCAGCTCGGCTGCGAAAAGGAAGCGTAATCCTGGATTAGGTAGGCCCGTCAAATCGATCACGGGCTGTAAGCTGGATGGCTCGCTGAACTAATCGGTGGAGTGCTAAAAGGGCCCGATGGTTGGACATTGCCATTTGCCAAGCAAGCACATTCCATTTCCACGGCGAGAAAGGGTACCACTACCAGTTCACGATTACGTACAGGTACCTTTCTGTTGCAAAGTCGAGAAATCAGGAGAAGCGGTGAAACAGTGCAAGGAATTAGCGGCAGTGAACGCTCATGTGGTTGGTCAAAAAAGTTAATATCAAAGCGAGTAAATGGTCATGTGCTAAAATAGCTTATCGATAGGGCAAATTTAAGCCTGAAGCTTCCATCAACGGATGAATTCAGTCGTACTACTACGAACCAACGAGCTTGGAAAGCTATATATTCAGGTGCGCCGATCGAGCGCCACGAAATTAAAAATTGTACTTGTTATCATATTCGATCGTACTACTACGAATTAAGAGCTCTCATGTTCTGTTCGCTGTTAATTAATCGTCTAATCATAAGTTCAGTGCTCGTATTTATTAATCAAGGACAGAATTCTGGCAGTTCCCTTCGGTCAGTTCGGACTTCCGACGTAGATGCATGGCCAAACCACATGCGATAAAAATGAAAGTAAAATCACATCCGTTCCGTGCAGAAACGTATAGGGGTCTAACGGCTAGCTTtataaggtggtgggctagacgacctggatTCAAAGCCCACCCCTTCTAATTacttgatattaggtcattctctaatattcatattttttttaccctttGTGATGAGCACCTGCATCTCTGCACGTACATGTTACTTTCCccatccaaaaaaataaaagattttaTCTATATGACTATATGAATATAATCCCTTGTATTTAGAGATAAAGATGTTGCTAGTACGTATGATGTAAATACTCACACGTGAGCTCTGCAATTATTTGGTGGAGTCCACGACTAGGTACCGATATGCTCACGTAGTATGATCCAACGAGCAACGAGACAAGGCCCCATCTTCTGAAACAATAGCCATATTCATCACTCATTCACTCTGTCACAGTGTGAGTGAATGGAATAATGGAGTGTCCCTGGGGAGTAAATGCTCAAAGTGAATCTGTGAAGGAGACTTGCACAGCGACCTGATGGATGATGATCGATCGAACCTTCCTGGGTAAAGTGGAACACGCAAATTGACGGCTAGCTAATAACCCAACAGCCTCCCATGCACGCCGATATTGCCGCCTTCGCGCCCCCCGTGTTTATATACTACAGGCGCCTGCGCGCCCTCAGGACCAAAGGCCGAAGCCGCTCGCGCGCGCTCACTCGATCGACCAGTCGCGCGCGCGACGAGAGGGAGAGCGACGCGGCGCCGAACCGGCTAGCTCTCGTAGGCACAAAAGCCCAAACACGTTGCTTCTGCAGTAGCTAGTGTGCCGTGCCCGTGATCGGAGATGGCAGGCTCGTTGTCTGCCGCGCTGTGCCTCACTCTCTTCTGCTTGCTGGGGGCATGCATTGCGCCCGGGGCGCGTGCTAACGGCCGGCACAGCCGGCGGGACCTCGACATCAACCTCGGCAACGGCAACGGCGGGGGCATCAGCATCGGCATAGGAggaagtggtggtggtggtggtggtggctccaGTGGtggctccagcggcggcggcggcgatctgcGGCCGTGCGACTTCGAGAACGAGCGGCTGTACAAGGCGTACAAGGTGATCCAGAAGTTCAGGAGGACGGTGACGTGCGACCCGCAGAACATCATCTCCTCCTGGAGCGGCGCCGACCTGTGCAGCACCTACAAGGGGTTCTTCTGCGAGCGGCCGCCCAACATCACCGACCGGACCATCGCCTCCGTCGACTTCAACGGCTACAACCTGCAGGCGTCGTCGCTGAAGGAGTTCGTGGACGCCCTCCCGGACCTGGCGCTGTTCCACGCCAACAGCAACAACTTCGGCGGCGCCGTGCCGGACCTCAGCCGGCTGCAGTACTTCTACGAGCTCGACCTGAGCAACAACAAGCTGTCGCCCGCCACGTTCCCGACGGACGTGCTCAAGCTGAAGAACGCCACCTTCGTCGACATCCGCTTCAACAGCTTCTACGGCGAGCTCCCCGGCGGCGTCTTCTGCTCGTTCCCGCAGGTGCAGGCCATCTTCGTCAACAACAACCAGTTCTCCGGCAGCCTGCCCGACAACATCGGCGACTCGCCGGTGAACTACCTCTCCCTCGCCAACAACAACTTCACGGGGGAGATCCCCAAGTCGATCGCGCGCATGGCCAACACGCTCTTCGAGGTGCTGTTCCTCAACAACAAGCTCAGCGGCTGCCTCCCCTACGAGCTCGGCCTGCTCGCCAAGGCCACCGTCATCGACGCCGGCACCAACCAGCTCACCGGCCCGATCCCGGCGTCGTTCGCGTGCCTGCGCAAGGTGGAGCAGCTCAACCTGGCGGACAACCTCCTCTACGGCGAGGTGCCCAACGCGCTGTGCGAGCTCGCCTTCTCGTGGTCGGGCCGCCTCAGGAACCTCACGCTCTCCAACAACTACTTCACGTCGCTCGGCTCCTGCTGCTGGGACCTGATCAAGGAGGGGAAGCTCAACGTCGACCGCAACTGCATCCCGTACGCGCCCAACCAGCGGTCGCACGACGAGTGCGCCGCCTTCTTCCACCGGACCAAGACCTCCGCGTGCCCCTGCAACACCTACGTGCCGTGTGGCCACAACAAgcactccgccgccggcgccggcagcgagcaggacacggcggcggcggaggaggacaaGTACAGGACTTACTCGGCGCTGCATCCATGAGCGCGAGAAGGAAGGGCAAAAGCACTGTGCTTCTCGTGAACGTGACACGATTATTGATTGATTCGGTTGCTCTTGGCTGGTTGTGTTAATTGATGTGTTGTGTCTACTTTTTTGTTACTTTTGTTTCCTTTCTCATCCACTGTTACGTACGGCCAACTTAGTTTCACATATATCTGCATGTTTAGGTAAGGTAATGGAGATTTTATTTTGATGAACCACAGAAGCTTGTAATAATTCAGATCACCATGAAAGATCAGCTTTAAATTTCCCTGCATTCGTCAACATCACTGCGCATGCAACTGCCAATATATAATCTTGAAAACATAATACCTCAATTTTTTAATGTGTGACACAGTTTACTTTATTTTATCTCAAACTTTTACTAACAATATAATATTTATTGAATAACGAGTATCCATAGATCTATTATGAAAAGCGCTTTAGACATCTAGCTATCTTAAGATGGCAGAAAT
This window of the Oryza sativa Japonica Group chromosome 4, ASM3414082v1 genome carries:
- the LOC4336333 gene encoding filament-like plant protein 7, whose product is MTEMEDSLRSCTEQLLRVREEKERLIIEAADKISLEQKKVWSLQQKLEDANKRFAKVTTENYNLRNIVNSKDKVITELSESAALLNQKLIDATARLEFTHKQCGSLQYEVRILQKELEIRNKEREFDLKSIDAAQKHQQESTKKITALETECQRLRTMVQKRLPGPAALAKMKDEVERRGSNCVENRRRKPRSSAQSSPQVVTPRHPVSEGYLVKMQELDDENRHLRQLLAKKENDLQFVQLQYADEASKLSVVQGQLKELVGSHELDDDNRPEPWANSSLVSKGEHFRVGKQHASHSRGRRIAGSDMQLLVDISEIEKLEMISRPSSAPHQCVPDASDTESKTALTETVCQDRILEDGLSDKYPEWIQDVLELIIKKHQVLKISVDIIIDEIRSALRTEISDKGNDAANVTYDQAVIDSMVATLVERVSCMIERSSGNNVLSSQSFLHEKSELTCHLEHLICVCSDVLDGKANLRKFIEEVCLTLEWTVNQYIYCVDALETVDCITNDFDGNVSLRSLNMQEKQQMQSTNPKVAVGVQQEVQKEPFLIPGDPVENHSQVQFVTCKLDKELLAVRQDHGDNCQEKQSVHYKEESATADGSMQLLPEEEGKQLTNSAISAAADKLAECQETITSLSKKLQALKCPANADAVDKRKSDNLHLLVANQNFSSPPSIEAACKKENDERVTTEKNLLQEQDVGTGHKVDNNGSTQIAPRPVIPKSPLTTVSVDMKKRKKKKQGGSLLSRLIFGKKA
- the LOC4336334 gene encoding uncharacterized protein At4g06744; protein product: MAGSLSAALCLTLFCLLGACIAPGARANGRHSRRDLDINLGNGNGGGISIGIGGSGGGGGGGSSGGSSGGGGDLRPCDFENERLYKAYKVIQKFRRTVTCDPQNIISSWSGADLCSTYKGFFCERPPNITDRTIASVDFNGYNLQASSLKEFVDALPDLALFHANSNNFGGAVPDLSRLQYFYELDLSNNKLSPATFPTDVLKLKNATFVDIRFNSFYGELPGGVFCSFPQVQAIFVNNNQFSGSLPDNIGDSPVNYLSLANNNFTGEIPKSIARMANTLFEVLFLNNKLSGCLPYELGLLAKATVIDAGTNQLTGPIPASFACLRKVEQLNLADNLLYGEVPNALCELAFSWSGRLRNLTLSNNYFTSLGSCCWDLIKEGKLNVDRNCIPYAPNQRSHDECAAFFHRTKTSACPCNTYVPCGHNKHSAAGAGSEQDTAAAEEDKYRTYSALHP